In one Brassica oleracea var. oleracea cultivar TO1000 chromosome C9, BOL, whole genome shotgun sequence genomic region, the following are encoded:
- the LOC106318078 gene encoding ultraviolet-B receptor UVR8-like, with protein sequence MAEEEMVADEAVTAPPRKVLLISAGASHSVALLTGDVVCSWGRGEDGQLGHGDAEDRPSPTQLSALDDHQIVSVTCGADHTVAYSQSRMEVYSWGWGDFGRLGHGNSSDLFTPLPIKALQGVRIKQIACGDSHCLAVTMEGEVQSWGRNQNGQLGLGDTEDSLVPRKIQAFEGIRIKMVAAGAEHTAAVTEDGDLYGWGWGRYGNLGLGDRNDRLVPERVTSTGAEKMSMVACGWRHTISVTYSGALYTYGWSKYGQLGHGDLEDHLVPHKLEALGNSVICQISGGWRHTVALTSDGKLYGWGWNKFGQVGVGDNIDQCSPVQVRFSDDQKVVQVSCGWRHTLAVTERNNVFAWGRGTNGQLGIGESIDRNSPKIIEALSVDGARGQQIESSNFGPSSGKSWVSPSERYAVVPDETVNGSKEGNGGDISVPQTDAKRLRI encoded by the exons ATGGCGGAGGAGGAGATGGTGGCCGATGAAGCAGTTACAGCTCCGCCTCGTAAGGTCCTCCTCATTTCAGCCGGTGCTAGTCACTCCGTCGCTCTTCTCA CTGGGGATGTTGTTTGCTCATGGGGCAGAGGAGAGGATGGACAATTAGGTCATGGAGATGCAGAGGATCGGCCTTCTCCTACGCAGCTAAGCGCCTTGGATGACCACCAAATCGTTTCCGTTACCTGTGGTGCTGACCACACAGTTGCTTATTCACAATCACGCATGGAGGTCTACAGCTGGGGATG GGGTGATTTTGGGAGATTAGGACATGGGAACTCGAGCGACTTGTTTACTCCGTTGCCAATCAAAGCATTGCAAGGTGTTCGGATAAAGCAGATTGCTTGTGGGGATAGTCATTGTTTGGCTGTGACTATGGAAGGAGAGGTGCAGAG CTGGGGGCGCAACCAGAATGGTCAACTTGGTCTGGGGGACACTGAAGACTCTCTAGTTCCTCGGAAGATTCAAGCCTTTGAG GGAATACGAATCAAAATGGTTGCTGCTGGTGCAGAACACACTGCTGCGGTTACAGAAGATGGTGATCTTTATGGATGGGGATGGGGAAGATATGGAAATTTAGGATTAGGTGACCGGAATGACCGCTTGGTTCCTGAAAGGGTTACCTCTACTGGT GCTGAGAAGATGTCGATGGTTGCTTGTGGATGGCGGCACACGATATCAGTTACTTATTCTGGAGCATTATATACTTATGGATGGAGCAAATATGGACAGCTAGGGCACGGTGACTTGGAGGATCACCTTGTTCCTCACAAACTGGAAGCGCTGGGCAACAGTGTTATATGCCAG ATTTCGGGAGGTTGGAGACATACAGTGGCGTTGACTTCAGATGGAAAACTCTATGGATGGGGTTGGAATAAG TTTGGGCAAGTAGGAGTGGGAGATAATATAGATCAGTGTTCTCCTGTGCAAGTGCGGTTTTCCGATGACCAG AAAGTAGTTCAAGTCTCATGTGGATGGAGACATACCTTAGCTGTGACTGAAAGAAACAATGTGTTTGCTTGGGGCAGAGGTACAAATGGACAGCTTGGCATTGGAGAGTCGATTGACAG GAATTCTCCAAAGATTATAGAAGCACTCAGCGTGGATGGAGCACGTGGACAACAGATAGAATCTTCTAATTTCGGTCCATCTTCAG GGAAAAGCTGGGTGTCACCATCAGAGAGATATGCGGTTGTTCCTGATGAAACTGTAAATGGTTCAAAGGAAGGCAATGGTGGTGATATCAGTGTACCACAAACTGATGCTAAGCGTCTACGAATCTGA
- the LOC106313168 gene encoding serine/threonine-protein phosphatase 7 — protein MEPVTWPNGGTLTNEWVHGLMSSFEWSSWNLPPSQLPSVMPVNVFDSLILTASKILHKERNIVHVDDLDSDSKVVVVGDVHGQLHDLLFLLKDAGFPSQNQFYVFNGDYVDRGAWGLETFLVLLSWKVLMPDRVFLLRGNHESKYCTSIYGFEKEVLTKYGDKGKHVYRKCLGCFEALPLASIIAGRVYTAHGGLFRSPVLPKRTRGKKNRKVRLPEPETSSLKLGTLEELMQARRSVLDPPWEGSNLIPGDVLWSDPSMSPGLSPNEQRGIGLLWGPDCTEEFLKKYELKLIIRSHEGPDAREKRDGLGGMDIGYTIDHSVESGKLITIFSAPDYPQFQATEERYRNKGAYIILQAPDFSDPQFRSFEAVTPRPKANPFYDFENVIDSDDEMDKSALDTNEEQASH, from the exons ATGGAACCTGTTACATGGCCAAACGGTGGGACTCTCACGAACGAGTGGGTCCACGGCCTCATGTCTTCTTTCGAATGGTCTTCATGGAACCTCCCTCCTTCTCAGTTACCTTCGGTGATGCCTGTCAACGTCTTTGACTCCCTCATCCTCACCGCTTCCAAAATCCTCCACAAAGAACGTAACATTGTCCATGTCGATGATCTTGACTCCGATTCCAAAGTTGTTGTCGTTGGTGACGTGCATGGTCAGCTCCATGACCTTCTCTTCTTGTTAAAAGACGCTGGCTTTCCGTCTCAAAACCAGTTTTACGTCTTCAACGGTGACTATGTTGATCGTGGTGCTTGGGGTCTCGAGACTTTCCTCGTCCTCTTGTCCTGGAAG GTTCTGATGCCTGACAGAGTCTTCCTTCTCCGTGGCAACCATGAATCAAAATACTGCACATCTATTTACGGTTTTGAAAAAGAAGTGCTTACAAAATACGGAGACAAGGGAAAACATGTGTACCGCAAATGTTTGGGCTGCTTCGAAGCTCTTCCTTTGGCTTCCATCATTGCAGGACGTGTTTACACAGCACACGGAGGCCTTTTCCGCAGCCCGGTGTTGCCTAAGAGAACAAGAGGTAAAAAGAACCGCAAGGTGCGTCTTCCAGAGCCTGAAACGAGCTCGTTGAAACTCGGTACTTTAGAAGAGTTGATGCAAGCTAGAAGATCAGTTCTTGATCCTCCTTGGGAAGGCTCCAACTTGATCCCCGGAGATGTTCTGTGGTCTGATCCTTCAATGAGTCCTGGCCTTTCGCCGAATGAACAGAGAGGCATTGGTCTTCTTTGGGGTCCTGATTGTACAGAGGAGTTCTTGAAGAAGTACGAACTGAAGTTAATCATCAGATCACATGAAGGTCCAGATGCTAGAGAGAAGAGAGACGGCCTAGGTGGAATGGACATAGGATATACAATAGATCACAGTGTTGAATCTGGAAAGCTTATCACTATCTTCAGTGCTCCAGACTATCCACAGTTCCAG GCAACGGAAGAGAGGTATAGAAACAAAGGAGCTTATATTATACTGCAGGCTCCTGACTTCTCTGATCCTCAGTTTAGAAGTTTTGAAGCAGTTACTCCACGACCAAAG GCGAATCCGTTTTATGACTTTGAAAACGTGATTGATTCTGATGATGAGATGGATAAGTCTGCATTGGACACCAACGAGGAACAAGCAAGCCACTGA
- the LOC106313579 gene encoding histidinol dehydrogenase, chloroplastic-like isoform X1, whose translation MSVDLSRLSLLYSPRLSYSSHTAAKKVDVRCAMKSYRLSELSFSQVENLKSRPRIDFSSIFTTVNPIIDAVRSKGDVAVKEYTERFDKVQLNNVVEDVSELSLPELDSKVKEAFDVAYDNIYAFHLAQKSTEKSVENMKGVRCKRVSRSIGSVGLYVPGGTAVLPSTALMLAIPAQIAGCKTVVLATPPTKEGSICKEVLYCAKRAGVTHILKAGGAQAIAAMAWGTDSCPKVEKIFGPGNQYVTAAKMILQNSEAMVSIDMPAGPSEVLVIADEHASPVYIAADLLSQAEHGPDSQVVLVIVGDGVNLKAIEEEIAKQCKSLPRGEFASKALSHSFTVFARDMIEAITFSNLYAPEHLIINVKDAEKWEGLIENAGSVFVGPWTPESVGDYASGTNHVLPTYGYARMYSGVSLDSFLKFMTVQSLTEEGLRNLGPYVATMAEIEGLDAHKRAVTLRLKDIEAKQASQTK comes from the exons ATGTCAGTCGATCTCTCTCGTCTCTCACTCCTTTACTCGCCTCGTCTCTCCTATTCCTCTCACACAGCTGCTAAGAAAG TAGACGTGAGGTGCGCGATGAAGTCGTATAGATTATCTGAACTTAGTTTCTCTCAAGTTGAAAACTTGAAGTCACGTCCCCGCATTGACTTCTCTTCCATTTTCACCACT GTTAACCCAATCATCGACGCCGTTCGTAGCAAAGGAGATGTTGCTGTCAAAGA ATACACTGAGAGATTTGACAAAGTCCAACTCAATAACGTGGTGGAAGATGTGTCTGAGCTTTCTCTTCCTGAG CTCGACTCTAAAGTCAAAGAAGCGTTTGATGTTGCATACGACAACATTTATGCATTTCACTTGGCTCAAAAATCAACTGAAAAAAGCGTTGAGAATATGAAA GGTGTTAGATGTAAAAGGGTGTCGAGATCTATTGGGTCTGTTGGTCTTTATGTCCCTGGTGGAACAGCTGTTTTGCCATCTACTGCTTTGATGCTTGCAATT CCTGCTCAGATTGCTGGATGTAAAACAGTTGTCCTCGCAACTCCACCAACTAAGGAAGGAAGCATATGTAAG GAGGTGTTGTATTGTGCTAAGAGGGCTGGTGTAACTCACATACTTAAAGCTGGTGGAGCGCAG GCTATAGCTGCCATGGCCTGGGGGACTGATTCTTGTCCTAAG GTTGAGAAGATATTTGGTCCTGGGAATCAGTATGTTACAGCTGCTAAGATGATTCTTCAA AACAGCGAGGCAATGGTTTCGATTGATATGCCTGCTGGCCCTTCAGAAGTTCTAGTCATCGCTGATGAACATGCTAGTCCAGTTTACATTGCAGCAGACTTGCTTTCTCAG GCTGAGCATGGTCCAGACAGTCAAGTTGTTCTTGTTATTGTAGGCGATGGTGTAAACCTCAAAGCCATCGAAGAAGAAATCGCCAAACAGTGCAAAAGCCTTCCTAGAGGAGAGTTTGCTTCAAAAGCACTGAGTCACAGTTTCACAGTATTTGCTCGAGATATGATTGAG GCAATAACTTTCTCAAACCTGTATGCACCTGAACACTTGATCATCAACGTCAAAGACGCGGAGAAATGGGAGGGACTGATCGAGAACGCAGGTTCGGTTTTCGTTGGGCCTTGGACGCCAGAGAGTGTTGGGGATTACGCTAGCGGCACAAACCACGTTCTTCCAACGTATGGGTATGCGAGAATGTACAGTGGCGTCTCTCTAGACTCTTTCTTGAAGTTCATGACTGTACAGTCCTTGACAGAGGAAGGTCTGAGAAACCTTGGTCCTTATGTGGCGACTATGGCTGAAATAGAAGGTTTAGACGCACACAAGAGAGCCGTCACGCTTAGACTCAAGGATATTGAAGCGAAACAGGCTTCTCAAACCAAGTGA
- the LOC106313579 gene encoding histidinol dehydrogenase, chloroplastic-like isoform X2, translating to MSVDLSRLSLLYSPRLSYSSHTAAKKDVRCAMKSYRLSELSFSQVENLKSRPRIDFSSIFTTVNPIIDAVRSKGDVAVKEYTERFDKVQLNNVVEDVSELSLPELDSKVKEAFDVAYDNIYAFHLAQKSTEKSVENMKGVRCKRVSRSIGSVGLYVPGGTAVLPSTALMLAIPAQIAGCKTVVLATPPTKEGSICKEVLYCAKRAGVTHILKAGGAQAIAAMAWGTDSCPKVEKIFGPGNQYVTAAKMILQNSEAMVSIDMPAGPSEVLVIADEHASPVYIAADLLSQAEHGPDSQVVLVIVGDGVNLKAIEEEIAKQCKSLPRGEFASKALSHSFTVFARDMIEAITFSNLYAPEHLIINVKDAEKWEGLIENAGSVFVGPWTPESVGDYASGTNHVLPTYGYARMYSGVSLDSFLKFMTVQSLTEEGLRNLGPYVATMAEIEGLDAHKRAVTLRLKDIEAKQASQTK from the exons ATGTCAGTCGATCTCTCTCGTCTCTCACTCCTTTACTCGCCTCGTCTCTCCTATTCCTCTCACACAGCTGCTAAGAAAG ACGTGAGGTGCGCGATGAAGTCGTATAGATTATCTGAACTTAGTTTCTCTCAAGTTGAAAACTTGAAGTCACGTCCCCGCATTGACTTCTCTTCCATTTTCACCACT GTTAACCCAATCATCGACGCCGTTCGTAGCAAAGGAGATGTTGCTGTCAAAGA ATACACTGAGAGATTTGACAAAGTCCAACTCAATAACGTGGTGGAAGATGTGTCTGAGCTTTCTCTTCCTGAG CTCGACTCTAAAGTCAAAGAAGCGTTTGATGTTGCATACGACAACATTTATGCATTTCACTTGGCTCAAAAATCAACTGAAAAAAGCGTTGAGAATATGAAA GGTGTTAGATGTAAAAGGGTGTCGAGATCTATTGGGTCTGTTGGTCTTTATGTCCCTGGTGGAACAGCTGTTTTGCCATCTACTGCTTTGATGCTTGCAATT CCTGCTCAGATTGCTGGATGTAAAACAGTTGTCCTCGCAACTCCACCAACTAAGGAAGGAAGCATATGTAAG GAGGTGTTGTATTGTGCTAAGAGGGCTGGTGTAACTCACATACTTAAAGCTGGTGGAGCGCAG GCTATAGCTGCCATGGCCTGGGGGACTGATTCTTGTCCTAAG GTTGAGAAGATATTTGGTCCTGGGAATCAGTATGTTACAGCTGCTAAGATGATTCTTCAA AACAGCGAGGCAATGGTTTCGATTGATATGCCTGCTGGCCCTTCAGAAGTTCTAGTCATCGCTGATGAACATGCTAGTCCAGTTTACATTGCAGCAGACTTGCTTTCTCAG GCTGAGCATGGTCCAGACAGTCAAGTTGTTCTTGTTATTGTAGGCGATGGTGTAAACCTCAAAGCCATCGAAGAAGAAATCGCCAAACAGTGCAAAAGCCTTCCTAGAGGAGAGTTTGCTTCAAAAGCACTGAGTCACAGTTTCACAGTATTTGCTCGAGATATGATTGAG GCAATAACTTTCTCAAACCTGTATGCACCTGAACACTTGATCATCAACGTCAAAGACGCGGAGAAATGGGAGGGACTGATCGAGAACGCAGGTTCGGTTTTCGTTGGGCCTTGGACGCCAGAGAGTGTTGGGGATTACGCTAGCGGCACAAACCACGTTCTTCCAACGTATGGGTATGCGAGAATGTACAGTGGCGTCTCTCTAGACTCTTTCTTGAAGTTCATGACTGTACAGTCCTTGACAGAGGAAGGTCTGAGAAACCTTGGTCCTTATGTGGCGACTATGGCTGAAATAGAAGGTTTAGACGCACACAAGAGAGCCGTCACGCTTAGACTCAAGGATATTGAAGCGAAACAGGCTTCTCAAACCAAGTGA
- the LOC106316413 gene encoding uncharacterized protein LOC106316413, producing the protein MMTTMDDLNDPCDFVTVEAESNPDSLQQWLSTVENGKANGTRRSDISTKAKKHLSSLGWRFAYFPKRNKKRELRYKSPKGKWFYSLATACSSCVHEEDDGSRRELIVPESDDSPRNLSVAFIETVSGDNVSRRRKRVKDCETAAFSGNKALINVDVSNKRVKDCEAAAFNGTKVVLIVDVSKKRKRVSDFETAAFAGVTPNEEKTRSSELIKKRKRVNDCETTAFNGVAPNEEKNHPLSDILNVAFDSKAKGEIRPRFEKSLRKVLQVMEKKNEKCEKESIRFWRKDCGPEKNCDVCCVCHIGGDLLLCDGCPSAFHHTCIGLPILPEEELWFCPCCCCDICGSMVTLGNSKLMTCEQCQRRFHLKCLKEETCLVSCRGWFCSKQCSRVFSALQSLLGRKIAVGEEGLVWSLIRAPNDGEHYDDEQMAKLDSAVEILHQGFEPSTDPFSGRDLVEELIYRKDASGVGRGFYTVLVERNNEPVTVAAMRVDKDVAEIPLVATLSSYRRSGMCRVLMDELEKQMSRMGVRRLVLPAAKEVVSTWSQGFGFKAMDSWERLEFVKHGMLDFVGTVMCHKFLRGREVSGESSLTE; encoded by the coding sequence ATGATGACGACGATGGATGATCTCAACGATCCATGCGATTTCGTCACTGTCGAAGCGGAATCGAACCCGGACTCACTCCAACAATGGCTCTCCACCGTAGAAAACGGAAAGGCGAACGGGACGCGACGGTCGGATATCTCCACGAAGGCGAAGAAGCATCTCTCCTCTCTCGGCTGGCGCTTCGCTTACTTTCCTAAACGGAATAAGAAGCGAGAGCTCCGCTATAAATCTCCCAAGGGGAAGTGGTTTTACTCCTTAGCTACGGCTTGCTCGAGCTGTGTACACGAAGAAGACGACGGCTCGAGACGAGAGCTGATCGTTCCCGAGTCTGATGATTCTCCGAGAAATCTCTCAGTAGCTTTCATCGAAACCGTTTCTGGTGATAATGTATCGAGGAGGAGGAAGAGAGTGAAGGATTGTGAAACGGCGGCGTTTAGTGGGAACAAAGCGCTTATCAATGTTGATGTGTCGAATAAGAGAGTCAAGGATTGCGAAGCGGCTGCGTTTAATGGGACCAAAGTCGTTCTCATTGTTGATGTGTCGAAGAAGAGGAAGAGAGTGAGTGATTTCGAAACGGCAGCGTTTGCTGGTGTAACTCCTAACGAAGAGAAGACTCGCTCGTCTGAGTTGATCAAGAAGAGGAAGAGAGTGAATGACTGTGAAACGACAGCGTTTAATGGGGTCGCTCCTAACGAAGAGAAGAATCATCCTTTGTCTGATATTCTCAATGTTGCGTTTGATAGCAAAGCCAAGGGGGAGATAAGGCCAAGGTTTGAGAAGTCGTTGAGGAAGGTCTTACAAGTGATGGAGAAGAAGAATGAGAAGTGCGAGAAAGAGTCAATAAGATTCTGGAGGAAAGACTGTGGTCCAGAGAAGAACTGTGACGTATGTTGCGTTTGTCATATCGGTGGAGACTTGCTTCTATGCGATGGATGTCCATCAGCATTTCACCATACTTGCATAGGGTTACCCATTCTTCCCGAGGAAGAGCTCTGGTTCTGTCCCTGTTGCTGCTGCGACATCTGTGGATCGATGGTAACGTTGGGAAACAGCAAGTTGATGACTTGTGAGCAGTGCCAAAGGAGGTTCCATCTAAAGTGTTTAAAAGAAGAGACTTGTCTTGTTTCGTGTAGAGGATGGTTCTGTAGTAAGCAATGCAGTAGAGTCTTCTCCGCGCTTCAGAGTCTCTTGGGACGTAAGATTGCGGTAGGGGAAGAGGGTTTGGTTTGGAGTTTGATTAGAGCTCCTAATGATGGTGAACACTACGATGATGAACAAATGGCCAAGCTAGACTCTGCTGTTGAGATACTTCACCAGGGGTTTGAGCCTTCAACGGACCCTTTCTCTGGGAGAGACCTTGTCGAGGAGCTGATATACAGGAAGGACGCTAGTGGTGTGGGTCGTGGGTTTTACACGGTTTTGGTCGAGAGGAACAACGAGCCTGTGACTGTGGCGGCGATGAGAGTTGACAAGGATGTAGCTGAGATCCCTTTGGTGGCGACATTGTCTAGTTACAGGAGAAGTGGGATGTGTAGAGTGCTTATGGATGAGTTGGAGAAGCAGATGTCTAGAATGGGAGTTCGTAGATTGGTTTTGCCTGCTGCTAAAGAGGTTGTGAGCACTTGGTCTCAGGGGTTTGGGTTCAAGGCGATGGATAGTTGGGAGAGGTTGGAGTTTGTGAAACATGGAATGCTAGATTTCGTTGGTACTGTGATGTGCCATAAGTTTTTGAGGGGAAGAGAAGTGTCAGGAGAGTCAAGCTTAACTGAATAG
- the LOC106316422 gene encoding uncharacterized protein LOC106316422, whose protein sequence is MGCFSCINGTQKKQRKEEERRASAEARARAAEAAMRREEEFKKSAHGRAAQAQLQQMAKQSANTNKGEPVLKWQMT, encoded by the exons ATGGGTTGTTTCAGTTGCATCAACGGAACGCAAAAGAAGCAGCGTAAGGAAGAAGAGAGACGAGCCTCCGCCGAAGCTCGCGCCAGAGCCGCCGAAGCTGCCATGCGACG AGAAGAAGAGTTTAAAAAGTCTGCACATGGAAGGGCTGCACAAGCTCAGTTACAGCAAATGGCTAAACAATCTGCTAATACTAACAAAGGAGAACCTGTTCTTAAG TGGCAAATGACATAG
- the LOC106317527 gene encoding agamous-like MADS-box protein AGL61, protein MKHTKGKQKIEMKKVESYEARRTTFSKRRAGILKKMNEIIAVCDVEASFLGFSESGYPLTFAHPSMEDAVDRVKCSLGHEPSGKDDASVGSLVEAYKRQKNEELKKNLCDLAEELKMVKEKEKKMVEKKKIKESKNEWSNILNEGVNKDELKRVHQAFVELNYSLSGKALQRLGKDGDGSSCSCRTWTL, encoded by the coding sequence ATGAAACATACAAAGGGAAAGCAAAAGATCGAGATGAAAAAAGTTGAATCCTACGAAGCCAGAAGGACTACGTTTTCAAAACGTAGAGCTGGGATTTTAAAGAAGATGAACGAGATCATTGCAGTATGCGATGTGGAAGCATCTTTCTTGGGTTTCTCTGAATCCGGATATCCTCTTACATTCGCACACCCGTCTATGGAAGATGCTGTTGATCGAGTAAAGTGCTCTTTGGGACATGAACCGTCTGGGAAAGACGATGCCAGTGTTGGATCACTAGTGGAAGCTTATAAGAGGCAAAAGAATGAGGAGCTCAAGAAAAATTTGTGTGATCTCGCTGAGGAACTAAAAATGGTGAAGGAGAAGGAAAAGAAGATGGTGGAGAAAAAGAAAATTAAAGAATCGAAAAATGAGTGGTCGAATATTCTAAATGAAGGCGTGAACAAGGATGAGTTGAAGCGGGTGCACCAAGCCTTTGTTGAGTTAAATTATAGCTTATCAGGTAAGGCTTTACAGAGGTTGGGAAAAGATGGTGATGGTTCGTCCTGCTCTTGCAGAACGTGGACATTGTGA